Genomic segment of Bos taurus isolate L1 Dominette 01449 registration number 42190680 breed Hereford chromosome X, ARS-UCD2.0, whole genome shotgun sequence:
AATAAAGGGGAATATCCAGGCCTTTCATGACCTTCAAAGGAATGGCTGTAGTTACTAAGATACTATACCTTTTCCCTTATCATTGGCATGTGTTCTGTACAACTCTCACTTTTGTTACTTCTGGGAGACTACATGTGGCATCTGTGACACAGAAGCTatttttcacttctgtttttgCATCCCTAGCTCCCCTGGGCAAGGCAGGAGCTCTATCAGATCATTGTTGTTTCAGAgttacaaaaacaacaacaacaacattgccAACACTTCTGGAGAAATGGTGATGTTTGATGCTCCCGAGGTAAAAGCCAGCAGATAAGGTTGGAAGCTTGCAGAAGAGAATGAAGTGGGGAAGACTCATAGGACAGAGTAGGGAGACTAGACAGAAACGCAAATTCTACACCTACAGCTCTCATGGAGCCTGAGTGATTGAACAAAGAAGAGCCTGGAGAAATTTCAGCCTCACTTTCATCTTCCTTTGGAGAGCTGTTGTCTTAAGCCCCTCCCAGCCTGGCATATAGCTGTTCCTTGTACTTTTGAGAGTCAATAAATTTGAGTAAGGACATAGCAAAGGACTGTGATGCTATGCACTCCAAACAGTATGCATTGTAGCCAAAGGCAGCCTCTAATCCTAGCTCTCAttgactggctgtgtgaccttgggcacctTACCTAAGCCTGTTTCCCATGGTATCAAATGGGACTATTAAAATGCTTATTGGAGAACTGGTGGTGAGATTGGAGCTAAAGAAGATGAAGAACCCAGCACAATGTCTGGCATAAATTTAGTATTAAAAAAGTTGGCAGCTTTACATTATGGTTGGTCCAGATTCTACACCTTCCCCTTGGCAGGTTTCTCTCTACTGTTGCCCCCAGAAGAACTGATGTATTTGAGGATCCAGGAGTTTAACAATTCCCCCAAAAAATCAGAGCAAGAAAAACTTGGGACTTATCAGCTttccccccttcccccacctcacAAGCATGTACAGACTAAGGGTCCGAGGAGGCTGAATAATGAGAGGCTTTCGGTTTAGCTTGGAAGTCGTACACTATTTCAAGGTCCCAGATTTTTAGTTGAATATTCTCCTGCCTCACAACTCCACCTCCATCCTATTTTAAAGAACCCCTTTAGTTCTCCAGTTACACATTTTCTTGTCCCTGGAAATTCCGCCCTTAGCCTTTAGTTTTCCTGGGAATGCAACGATAGGGGAGATCTCTGAGACGAGTTGGGGCGCTATCGCCTAGGCAACCGTGGAGTGCGCCTGCGCAGTGACTTCCCCAAGCCGGCAGCTCGTTTGCCTTCGGCACTGCTGCTGGACTTGGGACCGAAAGAATGTATCTCCCCTCTTCCTGTGCCCTCTCCCACGTTAGACGATTGTGTTGTTCTCTTCTTGAGACTGACGAAAATGTGAGGAAAGTCCTCTCTTTCATCTGATAGAAGGTGGCAGTTGAGGGTAGCCTCTAGTGATTAAATGGATGAAAGGGCAGAAAGCTTATGGATGCCAGGAGGAGACGAAGCATAAAACCTACACCACTGATAGGCAGCCCCCTTCTTCCCCCGCAACCTTGCATTAGAGGTGACTTTAGGTATAATATACTACTAAGCCAGGGCTCCCTTACAGGAATTGTTAGCTGCTGCTGCCAGCTCTCTAGGGGAGAGCTGCAAGCAGGGTTAAAAGCTGTGAGACCCCGGATCTGGATGAAGAGAACCAAAATACTAACACTCACCTTAACGGCTGAGTGCAGAAATAAACAGCGCAGCTGAGGTTGCCATTCAGAGTTCCTCCACTTGAACTGTTAGGTCTGACGGAGATGCAGGACTAGCTGCCTTCAGGAGAATCATTGTTGATTTCTAAGACCCACTCTCTGAGAATCTGAAACTTTGTTATCTCTGCCACAGGCTTATTTCTCTCACTCTGCTCTTAACTTGAACTCAACATTTTCTTCCTGAGCTTCATGTAAATCCCACGAAGCAATTTTACATACTGCCCCTGACTTCATGGACtagccctccttccctccctcttcccaaCCTCGGGTCTTTAGAAGTCACTAAAGGTTAACTTGTCCCTAGCCCTGCATACCACCGCATCCTCCCCTGCCACCACCTCTGACCACTCCTCCATTTGTGTGACACCCCTGCCCCTTCACTGTCCCCTCCCACAACTTGCAGTTTAGTTGGGAGTTACTCCTGCAAACTCTCATAGATCTCTGAGCTTACCCCTATTATACCACTTGCCACAACAATAATATAATTGTTGGTTTACTTTCACAGACCCTCCCCCTTAAGCCCTGAGGCTCAACTGGCTCTTCCTCACCCTTATATTTCCAGCATGAAGCACTGTGCTTACAGCATGgcagatatttaataaatgtttgtggaataaaATAGTACTTAAGCATGGAGACTAAttcattaaacttttatttttcactacaCTCTGGAACCACAAAGCAAATACAGGTAAATgccagtaattaaaaaaaaaaaaaaaacagtagacaCGATGGGAGAACATCAACAGACCAatgattttgtgtttttcttgtgTGTATATTATCACTGTTGTTACTTAACTCCTGTATGAGACCATTTCATTGATTATTTCAAATGGTTAAAGAAAAGCTATACATTTTCTTCCACATCATAGAAAGATGTAAATATTACCAATGTATTTTATGCAGCCATATGAACTTTTATAATGAAACAAGACAGAAATGACAAATgagcaattctatttttaaacactGATCATGAATCTAATTCAGGGtatattaaaaggaagaaaatactaTTAGAAATGGAACACAAATAGCAAGCACAATGTGTACTTTTCACCCCAACCCTGCCCAATTTCTGATTTGGGGCCCCAATACCCATTTCCCCAGGCCCCTTTAATTGATGCCACCTAACTGAAGTGACACACTTCCCTCAGACTTCACATGGGGCCAAAGAAGAACATGGCAGTTGCCTCAGATCTGGCTCTGGCCTCCTCATCTTCAACAGCCTCCCTATATTGCTCTGGCCAGTCCTGTGGTTGCTTTCTGTAGAGCCTGGCCATGTACTCCAGGGCTTTCATTTTGGTGGTTTCAAGGTGAGCTCGAGGACCCCATAGAAGCTCATATTCAACTGGATTAGAATAGGAGAGTGGCCTGCATTCCAAGTAGCGCTGTCTCATAAGTTTGCAGGTGATGGCATGCTTTCTCCCTACATCCACACCAAATCTCCGAAGCAAATTCCAGACATTGGCCTCTTTGACACGGTTGCCCATCAAGAAGATCAAACCCAGGATTGGCATCACATATTCTTGAGTGGGTCTCCCCAGGCTCTCTAGCATCATTTGCTCTTCTTCTGATTCTGGTTGCTGGACAAGGAGGTAAATGTGCTCACTGGTATCAACCTCAATCAGAGAGAACCCATAGAACAGATCAAGTATTAGAGTAGCTCGACTGAGGATATTTGGAAACACATCCTCAAATTCTTTGCCAGTGTGAGCCAATAGCTCATCCTGATGTATAGGTAACAACTCCTCTGTGACATTAATGGCCAACTGGACCAAATCATTTGCCTTATCATTCATAGTGTCTTCTGACCAGAACTCTAAGCCAGCAGCCTGGCTTCTTTCTTTGGCCTTGTCAGCTTCTAGGGCCTTATTATATTCTTCTGGCCAGCTCCAGGGTTCTTCATCATGGGCCTCTGCCACAAACTTCAGGGCTTCCatctttgtgatttctttgtGGGCTCTAGAACCCCACAAGAACTCAAATTCAAGGGGATTAGTGCCATACACTGGCCAGTACTCCAAGAATCGCATACGCACAAAGTCAGTAGTTAGGAGGTTCCTTGTGTTCCCAAAGGGGATGTTGATCCTCTGGGGTTCACCTAACACATCAGCCTTTAGCAACAGATCCCAAATGGAAGTCTCTCTTGCTCGGTTACCATTTAGGAGAATGTGACCTAGGACCAAGGCCAGGAGACCTGCCTTTGGCATGTCCAGGGATTCTGCTATCCAATCATTGGTCTGGAGACCCCGTTTGCTGATTAGGTTGTAGGTGTCAGCTTGGGGATCAAGAACTCTCAGATTCAACCCAAAGACCCGATCCAGATGGGCTGAGGCTCGTCTGAGGATCTCAGGGAACTGATCTGAGTATTCTCTGAGGAACTCCAGCATCTCTGTCTGCTGAATAGACCCCTCGATTTGGCTTTTCATGCGCATGAAATTCACCAAAGCAATCGACCTGTCTTCTAGAGGATCGTGCACCCTGAGCGCCCCCAAACGTCGGGACTGCTCATCAATCAGCACATCGAGGTCTTTTGGGTCCTGCGCAGCCTGGGAAGCGCTGGCAACCTGAGGGTCGACCGGCGCCTGAGGGCCCTGGGGGGCATCAGGAACTATCATGGAAGCGGGGAGCCCAGAGGCATCAGTAGCCTGCATCTCACCATGGAAGTCGCTGTAATCTGCAGTGGTCTCTGCGCTGCGGTGACACGCATTCTTGCTTACCAGAGACATGGTTCCAGGAGACAGGAACGGGGAGGTCTGCGATCCGTCAGAGAGAGGATGGTAGGTGTGTTGGCGCCTCAGCACAAAGCCAAAGCCAGAGGCCCGGGAGCTGGGCGGGTCAGAAGTGACAGCTGGTGAGAGAAGCTATCTTCCTACACAAACATCAGCCAGCAATGACCGCAAACCTCACAGAGCTAGGGTTTGCCGCAGCCTACGCAGGCGCAGTTGGGTTCTGCGACGTGGTGGCCACGCCCCACTCTAAGTCCTCCTCACCCGCCCCCTACTTCTGCCTGGCCCAAGCTGCTGTTGGAGTGGTTTCTGCCACAGTCAAACTTGTTAGAGAGAATTCATGAAAGGCGGTAATAAACAGAGGTAAAGCAAAAGGGTAAGGGATGGGGGATGTTCAATGAAGCACCACAAAGTTTTTCTGTGAGGTGTAAAGCTAATAGGCAATAGAGGATTTGGAGGGGAGGATACTGAAGATGAGAATTATTTCACAGATTCATTAATTCATCCACTCATTCAGCATATATTTCTTGAGTATGTGTCACATGCTAGGCACAGTACTGGGTACTAGGGGTACACCAGAGTACAAACGTAATGATTATCCCTTTCTGTGTAGAGCTTACATTCTGGAGTAGGATCAAACAATGGTAATAATAGTGGAGCACTTTTGTGCCAGACACTATTTCTGGTGTTTTCACTTATCTCACTGAATCACTTAATCTTAACTATGAGGtagctacttttattttttttttaactttacactattttattggttttgccatatatcaaaatgaatccaccacaggtatacacgttctccccatcctgaaccctcctccctcctccctccccataccatccccccgggtcgtcccagtgcaccagccccaagcatccagtatcgtgcatcgaacctggactggcgactcgtttcatatatgatattatacatgtttcagtgccattctcccaaatcatcccaccctctccctctcccacagagtccaaaagactgttctatacatctatgtctcttttgctgtctcatatacagggttattgttaccatctttctaaattccatatatatgcgttagtatactatattggtgtttttctttctggcttacttcactctgtataataggctccagtttcatccacctcattagaactgattcaaatgtatggaAACTAAGTCAGAGAGGTGAATTTACCTGTCCAAAGTCAGGCAAAAACAAGTGGAAGAgatcaggatttgaacctgtCTGCCAGAGTCTCAATAAAAGTACTTTCTTTCATACCATCTGCCCATCACagatgattgctgctgctaaatcgcgtcagtcgtgtctgactcttagcgaccccatggactgcagcctaccaggctcctccatccatgggaatttccaggcaagaatactggagtgggttgcacgtGCCTTCTCTGTCACAGATGATTAGCCCTGTTTATTTAAGGCACTAATAATTAAAGTAGTTGAAAATATATGCTCTGTGAAATGACAGTTAACATACGGTACAAACACAGAAGAAGGAACAAGCAATGAATTACAGCTTAGTCTGAGGTGTCTCAGACTGGGGACACATGCCTCAAGAACGAACTGAGCTCAAGTGATGAATAGGATGGGAAGGATTTATAAGGGctttctaggagaaggcaatggcacctcactccagtactcttgcctggaaaatcccatggatagaggagcccggtaggctgcagtctatggggtcactaagagttggacacgactgagcgacttcacttccacttttcactttcatgcattggagaaggaaatggcaacccactccagtgttcttgcctggagaatcccagggacaggggagcctggtgggctgccgtctacgggatcgcacagagtcggacacgactgaagagacttagcttagcttaggcTGAggtatcagtaaaaaaaaaagctcagaggTATAAAAGTACAAAATAAGTTTGCATAACACTGGTCATTCAGGGTGGCTAGAGCCAAAGTGCACTAGGAAGGGAGGGAGATGAGGATGAAGGTGATAAGACAGAAATGAatggattttctgtttcttcatttagcAGTTGGGGCTCCAGGAGGTGGGAACAGCAACACCAGAACAGGACCTGATTATTCAGGTGTTTGGTcatgtgtttgctgctgctgctgctgctaagtctcttcagttgtgtccgactctgtgaccccatagacagcagcccaccaggctcccctgtccctgggattctccaggcaagaacactggagtgggttgccatttccttctccaatgcagtaaagtgaaaagtgaaagtgaagtcgctcagtcgtgtccgactctgagcgaccccatggactgcagcctaccgggctcctccatccatgggattttccaggcaagagtactggagtggggtgccatcaccttctccgggtCATGTGTTTAGGGAGGCATAATTCAAATACTTTGACTAGGAAGACGGGTCAGCTGTTTTATATTCTGGGACTGCTACCAAAGTAATTGAGCTAAATCCTAGCTTTCAACCATCAGAGTATGCAGTGGAATACTGAGGagaaaaatttgcatttttctgcagCCACAATTGAAATCCTTCCTAAAATTCTTGATAGTAATGTTGAATTCAGTTATCTTGTGCCCTGAAATTCCTTCAGAGGGCACCTGAGGGGCCAGACACTTAAACTTGACATTTTCTACATTCCAGATGCTTTCTTAAAGTAGCAAATCAGGTGGCTCAGGAGCAAGCTGGACTAAAGACATAAATTTTTATACAAGTGAATGTGCATGTTCTACCAGGTAGAAATGTTCTGTTTCCATGCTAATCATATATTTGGAGAATCTTGTGGAAAGCTGCAGCATCTTTTGAATTGTTGCAAAGGTGTAATTGAGATCATATCTGATAAGATCCCTCATCCTGGTCTTTCCCCTTCCCCAGAAGAACCCCAAGCTCCTTGTCTAGACAGGTACTGCCCAGGGGTAAGTTCAGAGAGGATTTTAAATTctgcagtcattaaaaaaaaaaaagatgtaatttgCCCCTGAAATCcagctcacattttttttttttttggtgagttgAATTTTCTACTACCCCTGTATCTAATAGATAAAAATAGCATTGAGTGACAATATCTTACCTGTGAAATGACATGTTGATCCCATTCTACAGCATTCAAATTCTTCACCAATTGGTTCCTACTGTCTCTCCATTTTCATCTTTATTCCCTCTAGCACATCCTTCCATGAAATCTGTTCCTTAGCCACACAAAACTACACTCCTGGTCTCAGACATTTCTGCTTTACCTGTCTCCAAACAGTTCTAGTTCTtgctaaaagaaaaatgaaggagcTGTGCCTGTGACTGTGACCTTTGTCATGTTTTCCATCCTAAGTGTGAATGTAAAAAGATGGGATTATACTCTCCATTCTGAaattcttttgatattttctgacctttattgcattttaaaaatgtgtgaatATCTTTCCATACAATTATTTGTCTTCCacataattttaataacatattttaactttataaatatgtgctttactgagatataacaTATACAGAGAAAAGTATACAAATCATGAATGCAGAGCTTGATAAATTATGACAGATTTAACACACCTTATGACCATTATGCCAACCAAGAAACAAAACATTACCAGCATTTCAGAACCTCCTATGGCACCCCTCCCATCTCTTCCCTCATACTTGTCCCAAGAGGAAACCGCTATTCTGACTTCTATCATCACAGATTGGTTTTGCTGGTTTCTGAGTTTGGTATATCAATGGAATTATACAACATGTACTCATTtgtagctctctctctctctctctctttttttacaaTAAAACCCCACTATATCTTATTATCCTTGTTGTATATAACAATATTTGTTCATTTGGATTATTATATACTTTAACATTGAATGATTATACCACAGCTATCCTGTCAATTGCTGGTGGACATtatctttttttcagtttgtggTTCTTACcaaaaatgctgctatgaacctTTTTATACCTGTCTTTTGGTTCACAGATTCATTTACATTGAAAATAAATCTATGAAAGGAATTACTGTGTGATAAATGTGTGTGATTTCAGTTCACATAGATATTTCCAGAGAGTTTTTGAAATTGTTACACCAGTTTACACTTCCACTGGTACTGTATGAGAGTTCTTATTGCTCTATATTCTTGTCTGTGGGCATTCTAGTGGGTGTGCTATGGTGTAtcatttgggatttttttctcttcactcatatttagcttttttaaaaaactgcttttCAGACAACAGTTGTCATTTGTTTTCCCAGGTTAATGGACATTAaaggcagaaagttaagaaaacaGAAGATGCTAGAAGTTAGTCAGAAGACAGCAGCAAGAAGTGATAGTTGGTAGACACTCAAAGGGAAAGAGATATGGAAACACTATTCAAAATTGAATTTAGAACATAAATAGTGTTCTGTTTGGGTACTCAGGGCAAGGACAAGAAATCCTCAATGTACTAATTGTCCTCAAAATTTTAATTgcatattataattattaaagaCCTATCTTTACCAAGGGAAGTTAACTTCtgtttatgaagaaaataaatatatattacagaaTTATTAACCCAGAAAATACATTACATTTAAAAAGTGTTAGTCCtcaatgaaataatataattatttagaaAATTCACATATGTAAAATCTCATGCATGACAAATTGGTGTTtgccagaggggaagggagaCAAGAGAATGAGTGAAATAGGTGAAAGAGGTTAAGAActacaaacttccagctataaaataaataagttacaggTATGTAATGTACAGTATAGCGAAtttagtcaataatattgtaataaatttgcCTGGTGAAAGATGGTAACTAGAATCACGGTGATGCTCTATTTGTTATGTATATAaatgttgaatcactatgttgtacacttgaaagtaatataatattgtatgttaactatacttcagttaaaaattaaaaagagagacttccctggtggtctagtggttaagactgtgcttccagtgtgagggggcccaggttcaatccctggtcagggaactaagatctcatatgctgcacagcatagccaaaaaataaataaattttaaaaaaattaaaaggaaaaaaatctcattccTGGATATTACTCTATGGatacaacattgtgttaattaTACCCTAAGTTTTTTAATAATATGCATTCTTTTATATCTAAAATTGTAATGatcacttaatttattttttaaacaattgtatttttattgagTCAAATAACAAGGTCTGATTATTGTTATTAAGTTGGaagatataaaaacatataaattttttttcaaaaattattcatGTTTCCACCAACCAGAGATATTTATTGCTAGCATTTTGGCCTATGTCATTCCTAGTCTTCTCTTTTCCCCctactttttattgaaatataacattTCTATAGAAAAGTTCATAAAATACAAGTAAACAGATCAATTAATTTTCACAAATTGAATGTATTTGTGTAACCAACAATCAGTTAACAAACAGAATATTATAACCAATCAGAAGCCCACCCTTGCACCTTGCTTCACTCATTACAACACCCTCTGCCCGAAAGGTAAACACCTAAATATTAACATCACAGATTCATTCTTCCTATTTTTTAACTCTATGTAATTGGAATCTTGTGGTATGATTTGTGTGTATCTAGCTTATTTCATTCAATATATTTGTGAAATTCATTCATTGCTTGTAGCTGTCaatcattcattttcattgcttatattattttattttgtgaacaTATCAGAACTTTAAAATCCATTCTACTGTTGATGAGCATTtgagttatttccagtttttagaaTAATtagtgctgttatgaatattCTAGTATATGTTTTTTAATGAACTTTTGCATGCATTTGCATAGGGCATCTAAGAATgccattgctggatcatagattATACATATGTTCAGCTTCTGACAGAGTTTCCTGAAGTGGCTACACCAATTCATACTGCCGTGAGCAAGGAACAAGTGTTCTGGTTTCTCCACACTTTTACTGACTTTTGGTACAttctttcttttacattataaatattaatattttgatgGGTGGTGCAGTGATATGGCATTGTGACTTTGATATACTTTTCACTGATGACAAAGGAAATTGAGCTCCATTTCACATATTTATTAGCCATTTGGGTATCTTTTTTGTAATGACCTGTTCAAGTGTTTTGCCCATTCTACTGGGTTCTCAATCTTTTCTTGTTGA
This window contains:
- the MAGEE2 gene encoding melanoma-associated antigen E2; protein product: MSLVSKNACHRSAETTADYSDFHGEMQATDASGLPASMIVPDAPQGPQAPVDPQVASASQAAQDPKDLDVLIDEQSRRLGALRVHDPLEDRSIALVNFMRMKSQIEGSIQQTEMLEFLREYSDQFPEILRRASAHLDRVFGLNLRVLDPQADTYNLISKRGLQTNDWIAESLDMPKAGLLALVLGHILLNGNRARETSIWDLLLKADVLGEPQRINIPFGNTRNLLTTDFVRMRFLEYWPVYGTNPLEFEFLWGSRAHKEITKMEALKFVAEAHDEEPWSWPEEYNKALEADKAKERSQAAGLEFWSEDTMNDKANDLVQLAINVTEELLPIHQDELLAHTGKEFEDVFPNILSRATLILDLFYGFSLIEVDTSEHIYLLVQQPESEEEQMMLESLGRPTQEYVMPILGLIFLMGNRVKEANVWNLLRRFGVDVGRKHAITCKLMRQRYLECRPLSYSNPVEYELLWGPRAHLETTKMKALEYMARLYRKQPQDWPEQYREAVEDEEARARSEATAMFFFGPM